AGGCGATCCACGACCGGGACGTCACGTTCCTCGCCGTCCCCTGGGTCGCCATGGACGCCGTGACGCGCGACCGGGACTGGAGCGGGAAGGTCGTGGTGGACACGAGCAACCCGATCCTCCCGGGCTTCGTGTTCGCCGACATCGGGGACCGGCCCTCCAGCGCGATCGTCGCGGAGAAGGTCCCGGGCGCGCGCCTGGTGAAGGGGTTCAACACGCTCAGCCCGGAGCGGCTCGAGCGGGACGCCCGCACGGTGATCTTCCTGTCCGGCGACCACCCCGAGGCCACGAAGCTGGTCGCGGAACTGGTCGAGTCCGCGGGCTGGGCCGCCATCGACCTCGGCCCGCTGGAAGTCGGCGGGCGGCTCCAGCAGTACCCGGGTGGGCCGCTCCCCGGGCTCAGCCTCGTCCAGCAGGACTGAGCCCCGGCAGGACTGAGCCCCAGCAGGACTGAGCCCAGCAGGACTGAGAAAGCCTCAGGGAGTCATAAGTAGACTCGCGCCCGGGACTTTGTGAACTGACGCACAAGGAGCGGGGATGACGACTCCCAGCCGCCGCAGGGCAGGCGAGGACGCCGAGGTGATCGTGGTCGGCGCGGGACCCGCCGGGTCGACGGCCGCGACCTACCTGGCCCGCGCGGGCCTGGACGTGCTGCTGTTGGAGAAGAGCACGTTCCCCCGCGAGAAGGTGTGCGGTGACGGGCTCACCCCGCGTGGCGTGAAGCAGCTCATCGACCTCGGCATCGACACCCGCGAGGAGGCCGGCTGGCTGCACAACCGGGGCCTGCGGGTGGTCGGCGGCGGGGTCACGCTCGAGCTCGACTGGCCGGACCTGGCGACCTTCCCGCCCTACGGCGTGGTCCGCCCCCGCCAGGACTTCGACGAGATGCTCGCCAAGACCGCCCAGCAGGCCGGCGCGCGCCTCTACGAGCAGACGACCGTCACCGGAGCCATCCAGGAGAACGGCCGCGTGGTCGGCGTCGAGGCCAAGGCGGGGCCGGACAAGCAGCCGGTCACCTACCGGGCCCCGATCGTCATCGCCTGCGACGGCGTGTCCGCGCGCTTGGCCCTCAGCGTCGGCATCCAGAAGGACGACGCCAAGCCGATGGGCGTGGCCGTCCGCCGCTACTACGCGAGCCCGCGCACGAAGGACGACTACCTCGAGTCGCACCTGGAGCTGTGGGACCGCCAGAACGACGTCCTGCTCCCCGGCTACGGCTGGATCTTCGGCATGGGCGACGGCACGGTGAACGTCGGCCTGGGCATCCTCAGCACCTCCAAGGCCTACGGGACTACGGACTACCGAGCCCTCCTGCGCTCGTGGCTCGACGGCACCCCGGAGGAGTGGGGCTTCCGCGAGGAGAACGCCACCAGCCGCATCGGCGGCGCCGCGCTCCCCATGGGCCTCAACCGCAAGCCGCACTACCGCGACGGGCTGCTCCTGGTGGGTGACGCCGGCGGCATGGTGAACCCGTTCAACGGCGAGGGCATCGGTTACGCCATGGAGTCGGCCCGCATCGCCGCCGAATCCGTGGTCCAGGGCCTGGCCCGCACCGGCTACAGCCGGGAACGCGCACTTCACGGCTACCCGGTCCGCATCGAGCAGGCGCTGGGCAGCTACTACCGCCTCGGCAACGTCTTCTCGAAGCTCATCGGCAACCCGACGGTCATGCGCACGGCGACCAAGTACGGCCTACCTCGGAAAACGCTGATGAAACTGGTCCTGAAGCTGCTCGCGGGCCTTTACGACCCCAAGGACGGCGACTCCTTCGACCGTCTCATTACGGCCGCCACAAAGCTCACCCCAACGGCCTAATCAGCCCCCGCTAGCCGACGCAGCGCCGACCTCCGGGTCGGCGCTGTTTCGTTCTGGGTGTGCTCCCGTTCACTCCACGGCCCCAAAGCTGTTGATCTGCACCGTGTAAGACCAGGTCAGAGCATGTCCAGGGGGTGGGGTTCACGCCTCTGTGTGACGTTCTACACTGGCCCCCAGGTCTTGTGAATCAGTTCACAACCGGCTGAGATGCCTTGTGAAGTGTTTCACAAGCGACCTGCGGAAAGTTAGGCCCGCCTAACCTCCGCCAGGCCGCAACAACACCCTTAGGGTGCGCAACGGTCGGCGGTGCGTACCACCACCGCGACGACGCGAGGAAAGGACGACGGAGAGTGCTGGACCCTTACCTCCCCCTCGTATTGATGTTCGCCCTCGCCGCGGCCTTCGCCCTGTTCTCCGTGACGGCCGCCCCGTACATCGGGCCCCGCCGCTACAACAAGGCGAAGCTCGACGCCTACGAGTGCGGCATCGAACCGTCACCCCAGCCCGTGGTCGGCGGTGGCCGCATGCCGGTCGCCTACTACCTCACGGCGATGCTGTTCATCCTGTTCGACATCGAAATGGTGTTCCTCTACCCCTTCGCGGTCTCCGCGGACCGGCTCGGGCTGTTCGGCCTGGTGGAGATCGCACTGTTCGTCGCGACGGTCGGCTTCGCGTACGCCTACGTGTGGCGGCGCGGCGGCCTCGACTGGAACTGAGGGGGAAGACCCGTGGGCTTGGAAGAGAAGCTCCCGAACGGCATCCTGCTCGCCAGCGTGGAGAAGCTGGTCAACTGGACCCGCAAGTCCTCGCTCTGGCCGGCCACGTTCGGCCTCGCCTGCTGCGCCATCGAGATGATGACCACCGGCGGCCCGCGCTACGACCTCGCGCGGTTCGGCATGGAGGTCTTCCGCGCCTCGCCGCGCCAGGCGGACCTGATGATCGTCGCGGGCCGGGTGACCAACAAGATGGCCCCGGTGCTGCGCCAGATCTACGACCAGATGCCCGAACCGCGGTGGGTGCTGGCGATGGGCGTGTGCGCGTCCAGCGGCGGCATGTTCAACAACTACGCGGTCGTGCAGGGCGTGGACCACGTCGTGCCGGTCGACATGTACCTGCCGGGCTGCCCGCCGCGGCCGGAGATGCTGATCGACGCGATCCTCAAGATCCACGCGAAGATCATGGACGAGCCGCTGGGGCAGAACCGGGCCGCGCTGCTGGCCGAGCAGGGCAAGCGCACGGAGCTGATCCCGTCGTCCCAGCGCTTTGCGAAGAAGTGAGTGAGATGACGCAGCCAGGGGACGAGCACTCCAGCGCGCAGCGCGCCGTCGAGGGCTTGGAGGCGACCAACGGCGCCGCGCCGAAGGCGCCCATCGTCGCGGGCAAGGCCCGCAAGGGCATGTTCGGCGTCGCGGGGTCCGGTGACACGTCCGGCTTCGGCGGCCTGCGGCTGCCCGCCCACGTCGCCGCGCCCAGCGAGCGGCCGTTCGGCGGGTGGTTCGACGAGGTCGCCGACGAGCTGATCGCCGCGATCCACGAGGCCGGCCTGCCCGGCGACACCATCCAGCAGATCACCGTCGACCGCGGCGAGATCACGTTCTACCTGCGCCGGGAGCACCTGGTCGAGGTGGCGCGGATCCTGCGCGACGACCCGGCGCTGCGCTTCGAGCTGTGCAGCTCGGTGTCCGGCGTGGACTACGGGCCGGACGCCCCGCAGCGGCTGCACTCGGTGTACCACCTGACGTCGATGACCTACCGCCGGCGCATCCGGCTGGAGGTCGCGGTCGACGTGGACGACGCCCACATCCCCAGCGTCGTGTCGGTCTACCCCACGGCGGACTGGCAGGAGCGGGAAGCCTGGGACATGTTCGGCATCGTCTACGACGGCCACCCGGGCCTGACCCGGATCCTCATGCCGGACGACTGGGACGGCCACCCGCAGCGGAAGGACTACCCGCTGGGCGGCATCCCCGTCGAGTACAAGGGCGCGGAGATCCCCCCGCCAGACCAGAGGCGGTCCTACTCATGACCGAACGTCTTTCCGACGTGACCACCGGCACCGACACCACCGAGGTGGGCCGCGAGTCCGACCCGGCCGCGCAGAGCCGCGACCCGTACGACGCCACCTCCCGCCAGACCACCGAGGGCACCGTCTACACGGTGACCGGCGGCGACTGGGACGAGGTCGTGGCCGAGGCGGCGGGCGACGAGCGCATCGTCATGAACCTGGGCCCGCAGCACCCGTCGACGCACGGCGTGCTGCGCCTGGTGCTGGAGCTGGAGGGCGAGACCGTCACCCAGGCCCGCAGCGTCATCGGCTACCTGCACACCGGCATCGAGAAGAACTGCGAGTACCGGAACTGGACCCAGGGCGTCACCTTCGTGACGCGCATGGACTACCTGGCGCCGCTGCACAACGAGGCCGCGTACTGCCTCGCGGTGGAGAAGCTGCTGGGCGTCGAGGCCCCGGCCCG
This DNA window, taken from Saccharothrix variisporea, encodes the following:
- a CDS encoding NADPH-dependent F420 reductase → MKVGIVGAGNIGASISAKLAKAGHDVLIANSRGPETLPDLEGVAKGTVDEAIHDRDVTFLAVPWVAMDAVTRDRDWSGKVVVDTSNPILPGFVFADIGDRPSSAIVAEKVPGARLVKGFNTLSPERLERDARTVIFLSGDHPEATKLVAELVESAGWAAIDLGPLEVGGRLQQYPGGPLPGLSLVQQD
- a CDS encoding geranylgeranyl reductase family protein, yielding MTTPSRRRAGEDAEVIVVGAGPAGSTAATYLARAGLDVLLLEKSTFPREKVCGDGLTPRGVKQLIDLGIDTREEAGWLHNRGLRVVGGGVTLELDWPDLATFPPYGVVRPRQDFDEMLAKTAQQAGARLYEQTTVTGAIQENGRVVGVEAKAGPDKQPVTYRAPIVIACDGVSARLALSVGIQKDDAKPMGVAVRRYYASPRTKDDYLESHLELWDRQNDVLLPGYGWIFGMGDGTVNVGLGILSTSKAYGTTDYRALLRSWLDGTPEEWGFREENATSRIGGAALPMGLNRKPHYRDGLLLVGDAGGMVNPFNGEGIGYAMESARIAAESVVQGLARTGYSRERALHGYPVRIEQALGSYYRLGNVFSKLIGNPTVMRTATKYGLPRKTLMKLVLKLLAGLYDPKDGDSFDRLITAATKLTPTA
- a CDS encoding NADH-quinone oxidoreductase subunit A; its protein translation is MLDPYLPLVLMFALAAAFALFSVTAAPYIGPRRYNKAKLDAYECGIEPSPQPVVGGGRMPVAYYLTAMLFILFDIEMVFLYPFAVSADRLGLFGLVEIALFVATVGFAYAYVWRRGGLDWN
- a CDS encoding NuoB/complex I 20 kDa subunit family protein, with translation MGLEEKLPNGILLASVEKLVNWTRKSSLWPATFGLACCAIEMMTTGGPRYDLARFGMEVFRASPRQADLMIVAGRVTNKMAPVLRQIYDQMPEPRWVLAMGVCASSGGMFNNYAVVQGVDHVVPVDMYLPGCPPRPEMLIDAILKIHAKIMDEPLGQNRAALLAEQGKRTELIPSSQRFAKK
- a CDS encoding NADH-quinone oxidoreductase subunit C, whose product is MTQPGDEHSSAQRAVEGLEATNGAAPKAPIVAGKARKGMFGVAGSGDTSGFGGLRLPAHVAAPSERPFGGWFDEVADELIAAIHEAGLPGDTIQQITVDRGEITFYLRREHLVEVARILRDDPALRFELCSSVSGVDYGPDAPQRLHSVYHLTSMTYRRRIRLEVAVDVDDAHIPSVVSVYPTADWQEREAWDMFGIVYDGHPGLTRILMPDDWDGHPQRKDYPLGGIPVEYKGAEIPPPDQRRSYS